The genomic interval aaaaatGCCCTAAATCAACGAGCTAAAGATCGCCCGGCACGTGATCCCGCCGCGAGCCGATCGAGTCGTCGAGCTCCCAACCAGACCGTGCAGGGCGCAACTGGCCGTCCCGGCCTGCCAACTCCAAAGTCAATTCGCCTACACTCGCCGCGGCGATTTCCTTGATCAACGACTAGTGGTCATCACTGCCGTCAATTCGCTCGCCATCCATCCCCATCATGtgggcacgccgccgcccgccgcggacGGCAAACACAACAGCATCATTAACAACTTAGCATTAACTACCACGTTACGTCAAGCCCGGAGACCTCCGCGTTATTACTACGAGTATTTATGTGCTATATACTCCTCTCTCAATCCCCTCGGTCGCATGCAATACGGAGCAGATGGGGGTTAAAAAACGCCATTGGCCCAAGTGGTTTCGCTGCAACGGTTTTGACTTTTAtatgacagcgacggcgaaaaCACGCGATGGATGGATACGACCGAGCCCAAATGTGGGAGTGGTAGTCGTGAACTACAAGTGGTGGGCACTAGCTTTTATTGACGAGCAATAATACTTTCCATAGGTTACAACAACTGGGAGAAATTCAGTGTCGGGGGAAAACTGAAAATTCCCAGTGAAAAATACGGGATCGATCCGATGCCGGCTGATGGAATGGATCGATATGTGATCATCCGAGACCATCGGGCATGCACGCCTCGAtccgaggaaaaaaaaaatggcgccAAAAGATTACAAGAAACGAAAGGAAtctgctactgctgctactaGTATAGTGTACTGTGACGTAGTAATGTACTAGTATGTGCTACTACTGGTAATAATAATGGACATGGTGTGGTTTTGTTCTTGGCGATTATCTCTCGGCCTTCCGGTCGGCGATGGACGGGGTGAGGCGGAGCGCCCACTTGATGGCGAGCGGGCAGCTGACGCTCCtgacgggaacggcggcgcggcggagggcggcgttgtcgccgccgccggtggcggagtCGACGAACGACCTGAGGCGCTGCATGGCGACGTCGAGGGTCTTGGCCGACATGTTGGCGAAGCAGACGCGGAACCAGCCGGGCTCGCGGCAGTGGCACGACGACCCGGGGGAGATGTTGAGGCCGACCTCGAACACCACCTTCTTCCAGAGCTCCatctcgccggcgaacgaccgGCTCCGCATCAGGTGGCTCATGTCCACCCAGCAGAAGAGGCCGGCGTTGCTGGGCAGGCACCCAATGCCGATCTCCCTGAGCCCGTCCACGAGCTGGTCGTGCCGCTCCTTGATCCGCCGCTTGTTCTCCGCGACGTAGCTCCGGGTGAAGTCCCTGTCGCCGAGCAGCGCCGCGAGGAGGTACTGCGTCTGGGACGACACGAGGCCGAAGCTGGACATCTTGGTCGCCGCGGACAcgacggcggcgttggcggaGTAGATGGCGCCGACGCGGAACCCCGGGAGGCCGAGGTCCTTGGACAGGCTGTACACGACGTGCACGCGGTCGGacacgtcggcgccgccgccgtcgcgcccggCCACGACCTCGAGCGCGCTGACGAAGCCCGCGGGCGGCTCGGCGAACGCCGTGCCGGCGTAGATCTCGTCGCTGATGAGGTGGATGCCCTTGGCGGCGACGAAGTCGACGATCGTCTCGAggtcggcgcgcggcgacgcggtGCCGAGCGGGTTGGACGGGTTGGTGATCAGCACCCCCTTGACGCGCAGCCGGCGCTTCTGCGCGCGGCGGTACGCGTCGTCCAGCGCGGCGCGCGTCACCCGGAACCCGTTCGCGCTCGCGCAGTGCACGGGTACGATCTCCGCGCCGGTGCGCCACTTGAGGTCGCGGTCGAACCTGCATCCACCCATCCATCCACCGTTAGCCATGCGCCACCATGCACGTTGTCGCGTATGGTAAAAAGGTGTAGCAGCAGCGGCAGTGCCAGTGTGTACCCTGGGTAGTACGGGGTGGGGATGAGGAAGGCGTCGCCGTGGTCGGCGAGGCAGAACATGAGCGCCTCGTTAGCCGAAGTGGCGCCGGCGGTGAGCACGATGTTGCTGGGGTCGAACACCACCTTGTACCCTCTCTGCTCCGACATGAACCGCGCCAATGCCTGTGCAATCCACGTGCGCATATGCTCGGGGGGTTAGCCAACTGTAACTTTTGACGACCGTGTACGCGAACCAGAGTACAGttgatttaattaattacattttTGAAAGCCGGGAGGCCGTGGTAGTCCTGGAACAGCGCGAGCTCGCGGAAgacggaggcgccgccgccctctcgccGGAGGCCGAGCGCGTGGGGGTTCTTCTCCAGCCACTCCTCAAGCAGGTCGAACGACAGCTGCAACAGCCAAGGCAGAGCAACCATGTCGTCAGAGACAGTGTACACACATGTACAAGTGTGTACATGCAGGTGTGGCACGCGCGTGTGCGTACCTGGTTCTCGGCGAGGCCCATCTGGATGATGCCGGAAGGGTTGGAGACGGGGTCGAACGGGTTTTTCTCGTACTCCTGCCACCCCAGGAAGTAGGACGAGTCCTGGCCGTGGCTGTTGCACCCGGCCTTCTTGGACAGCAGCTGCGGCTTCTCCTCGGCGACCACTTGGCTCACCATCTCCAACtctccttttttctctctctaacaGCCGATCGAATCAATCCGCTTGATGAGTCGGAGCAAAAATCTGTGAGAGCTAGTGTATAGCTCGAAGAACACTGGAGAGAcctgagctgctgctgctgctgagtaggggtagctagctagctggctgCTGCTGGGTGCCTCCCAAGGTTGGACGAGCTGCTTATATAGAATCtggtgaggagagagagagagagagagagagagcggctAGTGCTGTGATGCGAGTgacgtttttctttttttttttccttctgctTTTGCTTTTTGTTAATTCTCGGGGGCTAATGGAAGCTCGCTCTAACCGCGTGTAGTACGCGACTGCCAGTGTGCTTAGCGTCAGTGAGGGGAGAGGTTAACGTCGGGACAGCAGCAGAGTGAGGTGTTACTGCACGCCGACAGggatgccatgccatgccatcgttctcctcctcgtcgtcgtctacGGGGATGGGGTTGTTAAACGCGAACGAATTAAGAAGCTTctccttctgctgctgctgctgctgcttcgaaTTCGACCCGTGAGCAGGGGATCGTGCGTTCCGTGTTGCTTGCCGGCTGGGCGAGCTTAACTTTGCTCTTGCTGGGGCCGGCCTGGCCGATGCTCGGTGTCGTGCTCGTGCATGCTGCTGCCGAAAGGGCTTCTCGCGCCGCTCCAATTTTGCGGCCGAGTAATATGTTACGCTGCTTCTTTTTCATCCAACAGTGGAACACGTCCATGCTATACAATGACATCTGTAACAACATTGTTTGTTTGATTGTTTGTTTCCTTGGGTATTTATATGTGCTTTACAGTTAATGGCTGTGCATATGGTTTTCAGGAACAAAAATAAATGGCTGTGTGCATCGTCCAGCACATGGGCTCCACGCTTGTTCAGATGTGCCCTGTGGCGCCGGCCGTGGGCTCTGTAGTCTGTTCCTCTGTTAATTGTTAGTATTACTGACATCATAAAAATGAAATCATTTGCATTTGGAGCAACGATTCTCTGTTTTGGATAGCAACAGGTGGTAGCAGTTCCAACTCCGGCTGATGTACGTACGTAAGTATGTTCTCTCTCCTGTTGAGGTACAATATGtatttcttccttctctccttTTTATCCCCAGGTCGCACAAAAGTAGATGGCGATGATACAGTGGCAACTTTGATACAAATCTCAGAAAAGTAGATGACGATGATACCGTGACAACTCTGTTGGATAGTACTTTGCATCAAGGCTGAATTATCTGTAAACTCCACGTATGGTGGCGCAGTATTAGATCCTGAGGATAAGTTGTGGGCAAAGCCCCTTTTATTCCTGATGAGAGCAGGTGGATGTAGACAAGTAGCGCCGACTATTCAGAAAACGGAGTCCGTATCAGAGGAGGGGACGATACGAAAATGGCAGCCTGCTACCGAGTGCTCTCTTATACCTTACCAGATGCTTCCTTCCTTAGCCCGTAGCGTTTGTtcctttgccttttcttttagtTTCAACCATTCTAGTTTTTcagaaatgaaaaagaaaagatccGGCCAATCAGCACAGGCCTCGTGGCTGTGTTATGATGATGGGCAGGTCCATTCAGGTGTGGACTCTTGTTGGTTGCTCAACTCGGGCTGTGTTTTTTACTATTTGCACTCGTCTTCAGAATGTTTATCCCATCCTCATGTGTTGGATCACCagaatatttttgaaatggaCGAAGTACTTAATTAACTGACAGTTTAATTGGTCTGACCAATTATTAGTAGACGTGAGATAAATAAGTACCACCATGCCACTTGACACccaaaagaaaatctctatTAGAAATGGAGTGCATATCACTATCCATTTTCTCCCTGGTATGAGGCCCAAAGGTAGCAAAAATTGGGATAAGAGCCATAGGCACATTGCCAATGAGGAACAAAAGGGTTACAGGTATGCAACTGGATTATATTCAAATCATTGCAAGATCTATTCAAATCAACCATGCAAATTTACAATGTCACTTCATGCTTTATTGGCATGAGTAGGATCTAACTGtagggatttttctttttcatactAAGTTTAGTTTGAAGCAAGAGGGCAATAGGGCATCATAGTTTGTCTGCACATATGACAGAAGTAAAATTAGATTCCCACTTACAAGTAGATACTTGCTCACTCAATTGTTCTGCAATCGGGCATTGGCTGTTTTATTAGGTAAGACTTTTCTTTAGTCGATAGTGCATAATTCAATTAATGTCAAGTTGCATCtcagcaattttttgccttattTAATGTTGCCAAATTGTCCCTCGTAGCCAATCAAATCTATCCGTCCGGTTCAGTACATCCATGGCAGAGGAGAGAATGAAAATTAATAATCGCGGCAaatttaaaaaagagagaaattagTATAGCGGTGCAAACAGAgaaaatacaaatttattttaaccaacaaattaaatgaagtgattaaaaatgaaaaattgcACCAAACAAGTATTCCCCACCTCTTTTtagtactccttccattttatattataagttgtttatcTTTTTCTAGTCTAGTGTCTTTAGGtttgtttatagaaaaaaaattaacaatatctaccacactaaattagttttattacgTATAGCATTCAATATATTATGGTAATAtgttattttagaaaataatattatattttttataaacttggacaaacttaaaaaatatttgactagaaaaaaagtcaaaacaatttataatttgaaACAGTAAGAGTAATTGACAAGGTTGATTTTAATACTcaaatttgttcaaaaatattttatgttgTTCTGTTCTTGTGTTTTTTATGGAGAAAAACTCGGGAATGTATGActtaaggccatgtttagtttctctaaaatggcaaaagttttgctgTGTTGGAGCATTTTTTACCAAAATGGATTTAAACACGGCAATTTGGCATTTATCATTTGGTAGTCTAGAGTAGCAAATTTTACTAAAAAAGTGTGTTGGGAGCTGTGCTCTCTCTATCTTTACTAGTAAAATGACAAAACTTTACCATACATCTAAATACGAACTAGCAAAACTTAAATGCCAAatcttttgccaaaaaaaatttgcCACTAGACCGGATACCGTTACGTCATtccttaaatattttatattattcttATTCATCTGCCTTTTGCGGAGATTCTTTTTGTTTTGCATCGTACTACTTTCATAGTTCTGCATAACTCATGCTACTTACGAAGATgccttttaaaattaaaattttatgtgATAAATGTTTAAAGGATAGTATTAACAAAGAATAATTTGGCTCGGAGAAAATGTAATAGTAGTATGAGATgttatttctatatgaaaaataAGACTATCTATCATTTATTCTTGAAGTGTCATTATGCAAAAATTTTTTGAAGAGCAATACATATTTCTCTGGTTTGTATTCTTcacatagtatatctcatatattAGGAATTGACTTGTGggtattgataaaaaaaaccagCAAACTTATTCTCGTAGGAGCATCCGTTGGGCTTTATGATTGAGCAGaaattatatatagtttttgacaaatcatcatttatatcttatatgcatGTTCTTCTCAGGGCAATGTACTGACTCCAGTTCTGGTCTCAACTATAAAAGTGTGACGATGATACCAGGCTAACAAAAATTGCATGTCACAAACTTGAGTAAAAGGTAATGCAGTTTTTCGCCAACTTCAAATGAAAATTCATATACAGGATTCAACAATTAAGAGGTTTATTTAGGTGTTGGCGATCATTAATTTGTGTTTGCTTCAGTTTATCTAGGTGTGTTTTATAAGACTTGTTGATGTGCCATTATTATTGAGTGAATTTGTGTAATATTTAGATATAACTCATTGAGCAAATACCagaattttatttcattatcttaaaaaaacagTCAAAGTTGGTATAACTTGTTCAACGCTGTCAGTTTTAAAAACGGGGATAAGGTATATCAGATCTTGTGCTCTACTGCTCTCTCATTGGAGCAAAGAGGTTAAAGAAAAGCTTCGAGATCCCCCAAAAAGGATCATGCTCATGTCCTCATATAACTTTATAATGACATCGTGACAGAAACCAAATGCTACtactacccaaaaaaaaaaaaagagcataaaGGTGGGGCTCAACATGCTTCATGCGAGTTTATGGTGTTTGTACAGTAGTGTACAGCTACCTGGGCACCTAGCAAAGGGCAGAAATCCGTTGACGGCCACAAGTTTTGCGATGGCAAAGCTCATTGGTTTCAAGGTGCACTAATGCACAAAATCCAGGATTCGTAGCTAAAAGACAGCGATTGACCAGCAGCGAGTCCACTGCCAGCGGGGATACTATACGAAGTTGTTTGGGACATGATTGTCTTAATTGGGCGGTGCTTTGTTTAAGTTAATCTATCTTTTGTCGCTTCACGTAGTATTTTTAATGCAATAAAAGGCTCCCTTCACATTTCGTCTTTGATCTTTAATCATCATCGATGACCCAAGATCACACCTAATGGAGGCGGTGGATGCTCTTTGGTTGGAATCTGATGGAGAGTTGGAGAGTGGAGACGACCCTGTTCAATTTAATATCTCCAATGTTTGCACATATCATGTATGGAATGCATACCCTACCAAATGCTGCTATTTACACAAAACCCCGGATACTATGATTTATGTTTAATTTGTAAAAACCCACATGAACTTTAACTTTAACATGTACTCCCTTCttctcaaattaattatcatataagATTATGCACCAAAAATAAGGACAATTTAAGTCACATTAATCAAGACACCATGCATATTCTTCCGCAATGCATGCATCAATTAAAACCCCATACCAATTACACCCTAGCATGCACATATTCTCCCAtactgcattaattgtattccgaTGGAATCCGTATCCATATAGTTATATggtgatcaatttgagaaattttgaattatattacatgatgatcaatttgggaaggaggtaGTATCACATAACCACGAGTATTTAGGTGTTAAGCTCTTATTAAACCGTAATGTTAATCAATCCATCTTATTACTgtagcaaaataaaaattaatccaCGTAGAATACTATAACATTTATAcgacaaacttaaaaaaaaggctaTATATTTCAGATATAATTTTAGAACTTATAagtattatatatttaaaaaataatagtagtagtgtggttttataaaattagaaagCCATAGTACCCATGGGTATGTATAGCACATCGCTATGATTGTCTTTATTATAgagcatatatattatatgaggttttctgaaatttattttttaaaaagaattttcTGAAATGTACTCCCGTGGGAAACGAAAATTGCGGATGAAATTCTTGTCACCATCGGATTAAATCCGCTATCCTTACCCAACAAAAATGACCTCTCAGGTCAGACAAATCGGTTTTTCTGCGCCGATATCCGCATTGACGTGATACCAGTTTACTACCGTGATCCTAACCCGTCCTGCGCTGCGCGGCGCGGCTCGCTGTTGCGTACGTTGCGACTTGCGAGTCAAATACGTTGCTCCTCCCTCCGCACCGGGCGGGGGGTCCCCGCGGCTTAACTAAAAAAGCGACCGGCACGGTGGGTTCCCGGGCTGACGGCGCGCCATCGGCAAGGGCCAAAGGAGGGGCTCCACGCCGCGCTGCCGCGCTgtgcctgctgctgcttgtgcACAGCGCgcgtcgggggcggcggccgcgcgacGCGGTGGTGCAGCTGCCTGTCGCtcgcggcctcggcggcgtccCACCACGCCCGCACGCACACTGTTGCCTCGGTGGCGCGCGTGAGGTCCGAGCGCGACCGACcaacggacggcgacgtcgCGCGAGACGTGCACGCGCAGACGAtggattgggggggggggggggggggggggggccttgGGCGTGGCAGCGCCACTTTCGTAGGCTCCTTCCTCGGACCGTGGCAGGGGTGCGGGGGGGCGTGGGCGACGACGTCTTctcttgctagttgctactgaTCCGTGCTCGTAATCGTACGTACTGCCCGTTTGGTCGGGTACATGTACATGTACTAGTACGTGACATCTTGCAATCCCtaaaagacttttttttttggaagaaccAAAAGATAGTGAACTGCATGAGTGGAATCC from Oryza glaberrima chromosome 3, OglaRS2, whole genome shotgun sequence carries:
- the LOC127765955 gene encoding 1-aminocyclopropane-1-carboxylate synthase 1 → MVSQVVAEEKPQLLSKKAGCNSHGQDSSYFLGWQEYEKNPFDPVSNPSGIIQMGLAENQLSFDLLEEWLEKNPHALGLRREGGGASVFRELALFQDYHGLPAFKNALARFMSEQRGYKVVFDPSNIVLTAGATSANEALMFCLADHGDAFLIPTPYYPGFDRDLKWRTGAEIVPVHCASANGFRVTRAALDDAYRRAQKRRLRVKGVLITNPSNPLGTASPRADLETIVDFVAAKGIHLISDEIYAGTAFAEPPAGFVSALEVVAGRDGGGADVSDRVHVVYSLSKDLGLPGFRVGAIYSANAAVVSAATKMSSFGLVSSQTQYLLAALLGDRDFTRSYVAENKRRIKERHDQLVDGLREIGIGCLPSNAGLFCWVDMSHLMRSRSFAGEMELWKKVVFEVGLNISPGSSCHCREPGWFRVCFANMSAKTLDVAMQRLRSFVDSATGGGDNAALRRAAVPVRSVSCPLAIKWALRLTPSIADRKAER